The Ignavibacteriales bacterium DNA window TTAAGTGACATCTTTACTTGCACAGATTCATCATTTTTAATTATTTGAAAATCATGCTGGTTTGGCGAGTAAATTTCTAATCTTCTTTTAATATTTTCCAACCCTCTACCGTCATGGTTATTTTCCCCTCTTTCAATCCATTTACCGGTATTGAAAACACTGATATTCAAAAAATCACCGAGCATGTTCGCTGATATAATAATTTTCAACGGGATAGGACTTGTGTGCATTCCATGTTTAATTGCATTTTCAACAAGCGGGTGAATAAGAAAAATAGGGATTTGACAAACTTCAGCAGTTGGTTCAATATTAAAATCTACAATTAGTTCGTCTTCAAATCTTACTTTTTCGATATCTAAATAGTTCTTTATAACTTCAATTTCTTTTGATAGAGCTACTTCATTATTATGAAACTCTATTAATGTGTAGCGTAAAAATTCTGAAATTTTTGTGATGATCTCTTTTGCTTT harbors:
- a CDS encoding histidine kinase, giving the protein MNNKITLGNITFWEIIVGIIRNNAVFIGWSGLYFGIKFWMEWVSQKEKTDNALLLVRNAQLEMLKYQLNPHFLFNTLSSLRALTSDENKKAKEIITKISEFLRYTLIEFHNNEVALSKEIEVIKNYLDIEKVRFEDELIVDFNIEPTAEVCQIPIFLIHPLVENAIKHGMHTSPIPLKIIISANMLGDFLNISVFNTGKWIERGENNHDGRGLENIKRRLEIYSPNQHDFQIIKNDESVQVKMSLKKKN